The genomic window TTGTCAGTAGGGACAAACTGCCGGAGGGGTTAATTGTGAACCTTTctaatataattaattattgaTTAGTGTTTGATAGGCTGaggtttaaaaaagaaaaggagagaacattatgaagaaaataaaaggggtTGGTGTCTTGTATCATAGGAAAATCTTGGTAATTTGGGCAATAACTCCTAGTGGAGAATTCCACACTTCCTAACTTTTCTTCTCCGTTTTTCTGCTTGTGACCTGCAATATAGATGTGAAACTGTTGCCAAATAACTTTTCAGGACAAACTGACCCAGAGTAAGTAAAGAAGAGAGCTCTGGGGTGCTGAAGGTCTCATGTAATCGTGTACCTTTTACAGCCAGACAACAACAGAGGGCAATAGATCTCTAGAAAAGATCGCGGCTGCAGAAGGGTTTCCAGTCGATCGCGGTGATGGCGATTTCGGCAGCTCTTTGCACGGCCTCGCTGGGATCCTCCAGACACCgctgaaaggtgtccctgtgctccagcagcgTCTGGCGGCCCTcgggcagctcagccagcagggtgagggctTTGATCGCATTCAAACGCGCTTTGCTGGTTTCCTCAGCAACCAGCGCCAGTAAAGGTGGAATGGCTTCAGCACCCATGGCTGTGGATCTCCCTGTAGGGAAATAAAGCGGCTTTGAAATGTGTAATGACATCTACTCGTCATCCTCTTGGACTGACACGCTCCATTCCCTGCCGGGCTGCAGCTCGGAACAGCCCTGGAGGCGCAGGGCACAGAGGCAGAACGTGCTCTTCTTTCAGAGACCAAGGCTGGCTCCCAGCCGttcatttttaaggaaaaagatCTTCCATGGTTAACTTTATCTGCCTTGTACATTAGTATTTCATTTGCAACAAATTATCCAAAAATACACGAGGCACTAAATGATAGAAtgtgttttgggggggggtgaGGAGTGGAATTTGTTAGATGCCCTTAAGAACATCCTCCAGTCTTTCATTTCTAAAAACACTTCAAAGACCGAGATCCACTCCTGAGTTGTCTTTGGAAGCCCGAGGAAGGTTTGCAGAGGAGGACTGGAACACAACTGCTGTTATTGAGTCTTTTATGTCTAATTACTCATTCATCACACTGGAAATTTAGCAGTTAGTATTTTCTGTGTCATGTAAGTTACTTGGGAGAGCTACAGACCTTATTAATATTCAttgctctcccagctgtgagAGAGGAGCTGCCTCTAATCCCCGAAGGTTTCCAGAGAGCAGCGCTCCTCTGCCGAGCACTGTTGATTCAGCGCAGCTCCGGGTTTCTGCACCTCTGTGTGGTCTGGACTTGAGTGGAAAATGTTCTCCCTCAGGAGGGAAATGATGCAGGTGAGGTAGATAAGTAACTTCTTGACCTACTTAGGGGAATGAAATGTGAAATATCCTGTCCCCTCCAAGCACTGTGACGAAGCAGCAACAGTTGCTAAAGACAATGATAAAGAAATGTCCCAATCTTAGAGTTTCTTGAGGAGCATTAACATTGTCAGAAACTGAGGACTTGGGGAGTATGGGGGGCAAATGTTTTGTTACCTAGTTGCCCTAGAATTGGATTTCCCCAACAGAATAGCCTGTGTCTCACCCTGAGGTGTAACAAGAGCAAACATCAGCGCTCCCGTTGAGTTGACTTGAACTTCGGGCTGCGTGTCCTCCagcaggctcagcagcacaggaatcaCCTCTTCCTCAACCACGGCGATTTTCCCCTCGGCATGagagctgtgcagagaggaTGGTTCAAGTGAgtgagccctgagctgtgcccgctgcccctgcagccccctggccTCTGGCCACGCCTGGAGCCGCACCCCGGTGCCACCAGGGCTGTCACAGCCGCTGTGCCCCCTGGAGGGACTGTCCGGCCCCGGCACCGAGgggtggctgtgcctgtgcctgctgaACCCACCTGCTGACACCGGCCTGAGGACACCACACCCACCGGCCTGCACGGGCTTCACGATATTCTAGGGTATTTCAGGTGCTCCACTATATTCTAGGGTATTTCAGGTGCTTCACTATATTCTAGGGTATTTCAGGTGCTTCACTATATTCTAGGGTATTTTAGGTGCTTCACTATATTCTAGGTTATTTCAGGTGCTTCACTATATTCTAGGTGATTTCAGGTGCTTCACTATATTCTAGGGTATTTCAGGTGCTTCACTATATTCTAGGTGATTTCAGGTGCTCCACTATATTCTAGGTTATTTCAGGTGCTTCACTATATTCTAGGTTATTTTAGGTGCTTCACTATATTCTTGGTTATTTCAGGTGCTTCACTATATTCTAGGTTATTTCAGGTGCTTCACTATATTCTAGGTTATTTCAGGTTCTTCACTATATTCTTGGTTATTTCAGGTGCTTCACTATATTCTAGGTTTTTTTAGGTGCTTCACTATATTCTTGGTTATTTCAGGTGCTTCACTATATTCTAGGTTATTTTTAGGTGATatctgggtttttaaaaaagctttctaTGGCACACTGGACACTGATGGGCAGCTGCATGTAACACGATGTAGGATTAAGGGTGTTGCTGTTCCTAATTGTAACAGAATCACAAACCTGGCTGGTGAAGCCTCTAGAGATTTAAAAACCTGCTAAATCAGAGGGCTAAAATGAATTCTTCTCCCAgatcacttttctttctttccagcctCTCTAATGAGAAGAATATTTAATGTGGCCCAGCCATTGCAGGGACCTAGAACATAGCTCATGTCCATATTTCagttgtattttgttttctttctgtgactCAGGTTAATGATACTCTTTTCCTCTCATACCTCTCTTTATTACAGGACATGAGGAAATCTGTAGAGCCAGTTGATATGTAAACTACATCAACTGCTGacctaattttaaaattagacaTTTGTTGAACACTTATATTTTCTGATTGCTGTACAGTGGACTTAAGTTATTCCTTTAATCCATTCTCTGATACACAAATTTAATATAAAGATTGCTTTTTCTGATCCATCACTGATGTATGTGGCAGCCTGTGGCAGAAAACTATTTCTGTCTTCCATCTCAGTGAAAGTTTCTAAGGATCTCTAATTTTCTGAGAGAGAGCACTTTTCCAAAAGCATAAGGGAGATTCTCCCTATCTCCATAGTGGTCAGAGTTCTGTTTCTACAAGATTTTTcatgtaagatttttttcctagcagtGCGgtaccaggaaaaaaatcctgattccACTGCCaatactgaaaacaaacagaaggagaaggaatgaCTGATGAGCATCTGCTTTCTTCAGTGATTTATAGCAGTTAGGAATTTTTAAAGCCCCATGTGTCCCATTTTGTTTTACCCATGTGTGCATTCAGGCTGATGGTGCTTTACATGTGAAACGAGGCAGCTTCAGTGTGCAGTGGAACACAGCTGTAAATCAATGGCATTTATTTACTCCTGGAATTAGTTCTGAATTTACTCCTGAATTTATTCCTGAAAGAATTAGTTCTTTCTTGGACTGAAGAATTAGAGATGTTTCTTTACCTGATTTCTAAGAGGACCCAGGCTGCTTTGCTCCTGATGGCTGTGGAGGGGTGTGAGagcttttccttcagcacaggaacagcaccagcagccagggcttCAGAAACCTCCACACGGAGGCAGTTGGAGAGTGTAcccaggatcagctcctggatCTCATCCAACTCTGTCTCCAACTTCAGGACCAGTGGGGGAACCAAACCAGCCTGCAGGacaccagcagcccctgcagaggaGACAGGAAGGGATGTGGGTGAGAGCTGAGTGCAGTTACTATTGCtacctgcagctggaatttctTCAGAGGATCAAAACACATGTGGGAACTCATTTCCTTACCCAGAAGTGGAATTGAGAGATGGAAACTACTCCAAGATCCCCTGTTTATAAATGTCATCTCAGCATTGCTTCTTTGGAAGCTTCCCCAAAACTCCTCTAAAGAAATCAATACCAGGTAATAACCAACAAGACAATTGCTTCGATGTTCCCAGTTTCTCTGTGATATTTCTCCC from Molothrus ater isolate BHLD 08-10-18 breed brown headed cowbird chromosome 18, BPBGC_Mater_1.1, whole genome shotgun sequence includes these protein-coding regions:
- the RSPH14 gene encoding radial spoke head 14 homolog, giving the protein MAQPRISAYLPPDIDPTKAALAFGRRALPKLNEELQSPELLTQQRALVALCDLLHDPEQVYQAIALGFLDSLKALLVHEDQTVRQKTTEVLSVMALHSIGREGLLRSGVISALAGLLEDPADVCRRNTHQVFDMLARLPEGAAGVLQAGLVPPLVLKLETELDEIQELILGTLSNCLRVEVSEALAAGAVPVLKEKLSHPSTAIRSKAAWVLLEISSHAEGKIAVVEEEVIPVLLSLLEDTQPEVQVNSTGALMFALVTPQGRSTAMGAEAIPPLLALVAEETSKARLNAIKALTLLAELPEGRQTLLEHRDTFQRCLEDPSEAVQRAAEIAITAIDWKPFCSRDLF